A window of Dysidea avara chromosome 1, odDysAvar1.4, whole genome shotgun sequence genomic DNA:
ctctctacaagaaaacttcttcaaactgatctctgaacagggtgaattgtttgtagctgaactctctacaaggtcactagtttgtagctgaactctctacatggtggtttctttgtaactgaactctctacaaggtggcttcttctagctgatctttctacagggtgatttgtttgtagttgaactgtctacaaggaaacttcttctagctgatctctctacagggagatttgtttgtagctgaactctctataggtgatttgtttgcagctgaattctctacatgatggtttctttgaaactgaactctctacaaggtaacttcttctagctgatctctctacagggcgatttgtttgtagctgaactctcacatgatggtctctttgtagttgaactctctacaaggaaacttcttgtagctgatctctctacagggagatttgtttgtagctgaactctctacaggtgatttgtttgtggctgaattctctagatgatggtttctttgtagctgaactctctacaaggaaacttcttctagctgatctctctacagggagatttgtttgtaactgaactctctacaggtgatttgtttgtggctgaattctctacatgatggtttctttgtagctgaactctctacaagataacctcttctagctgatctctctacagggcgatttggttatagctgaactctctacatggtggtttctttgtagctgaactctacaaggtgatttcttctagctgaactatctctttccgtagttgaactccctacaaggtaacgtcttcaagctgatctctctacagggtgaattgtttgtagctgatctctatacaggttacttgtttctagctgatctcttgaattctcttcagggtgactgctctattaggatgactgctctattagagtatctcgatcttgcacttgctacaccaagttggatttcgtgttataactccgtggctttacgtctgattcttctacaccattgaaaagcctttctaagatgattactccatgtgtacagtgattttcatagcattaccccaagcggtttatctggtaggcgtggcaagttgtcattttttaatagctaatctcgattgcataattgttacacactattggttttttcgttgtatcttcctggtttttagctcgatttctttcaaactacaaaaggtttgaggttcaatagttaacctattcacccaccgattttcagcttcttcccatacgcggtttaccctgtaggcgtgacaacatattggtgttatttttcgtgaataatcgctcataactctttgcctgtttatcgtattccagccaaagttgttagcgagatgcgcctttataccccccttgtctgtgccaaatttcaaggcaatcggacaaggcgttcgcgttttatagaagtttttgtaagtgtgcgaaaagaggaagaaaaataagaaaaaaaatgaagaaactaagccaatttttgaagtcgcatatctcgggaacgccagagcgatttcgctcaaatttggaatgtggagtactgaagttggagggcctgtccacagtaaaaattgtcttgtttcatcaaggcagcacagagctacagagatgcgaaaattgcattttcgttcttcctgtcaatatactcacgagtGTTGCGtgccggattcttgggccgcacaacacactaccgtgtgtcttgatattatagGACTTATGACCACATTGTGAATTCATTAATGTAAATTTCAGTGGACCACGACAGATTATAAATCAATATTAATCACATGTACAGGTTTAGTAAATAATTACAATCAATATTATAATGTTAACTGTTCAATACAACCCTTGATACCTGCATGTTGAAATCCATTAATGATAATACTTGGACAAGAAGAAATGTGCGCATGCAAATCGATCATCCAATTTGCAAAAATTGGCTTCATGCTACTCAAACGAAGGTCCACTTCTTCTGTCATTCCCTTTTCCAATTGTTGGTAAATCTGTGTTCTTGAAATTTCGTTCTCAAGAAATCCTTGGCTGGCTTGTTTACTGACAAGTCCAATGGCTGCAGATGATCTGTACAGTTATTGGGTATGGTGACATAGAGAATATGGTTGTCCTCTAGCAGTTTTAGCACCTGAGCTGTACATTGTCCTTTGAATACACCAAAGAGGACCAATGCAGTGTGGTCATCTCTAAGACCAAGTGATTCTCTCTCCTTTTTAACATAAGGAATTATAATATTTTCAATGTGAGCAATTGCTGTTGTCTCATTGGCTGAGTGGTTCTCCGTATGGGTAATGTGCCAGTCAGCAGGGAATGGAACACCTTTTGGATGGCATTTAGATGCGGTGCCTTTGTAAATCAGCTGTATTGGTAGAAACTTTCCAGATAAGGTGTACGTAAATATAGCAGTTATCTGTCGTTTGTCATCAACCGCAGCGATCTCTATCCTCTTTCCTCCTTTTTTCCATTGTCCACTGACTCGAGGGAACAATCTTTGTAGCAGTGTGATCCCAGTTGATGACAAAACTCAGAGGGACATCCCTCCATCTCCACAACTGCACGTACATCAGCCAAGAAATTACTTTTGATCTCCTCAAAATTATCTGGCAAAATCTTACATTTGCTGTTTGCCTTTCTTGTAGTATACCCCATCCTATGCAACATACGCATGGCCCACTCCTTTATTAGTTTCATAGCTGGCTTCTTCCCGGTATGCTTCATTACCACTCCTGGACCAGTCCCTACACCAATAACAACACTTGTGCCTATCGCTGTCCCTCGTGACCTCATGTTGCCAAACAATTGCTGCAAGTGCATATCTAGATCTGCACCGAGAAGAGGAGGCTTTTCCCACTTTTTACTTGGCAAAGAATCAATTGTTACAGCTTCTCCTACTTTGGTCTCCTTTTATATAAGCACACTTCACAGTTATAGTAATTGCGTCAATCTctcactgtactgtatttgagtTTCACTGAGTCTTGTCATCAAATATCCTTACAACACTGGCTACTCCGTGCTCACTAGCATATTCACCAATGACTGCCTTTTCAGTATCCGAAAGTATCTGGTCTTTTCCCTTTGCTGGTTGCTTTGCTGTTACACAAAGCACCACTAACTTCTTTGTAAACTTCATTAATGATGGACGGTGATCCTCGCGATGCTGTAGCAGGCTTCGTACCTTCTTTAGCAGGACGTAAAAAGAGTAGCAGTGGCATTATTTTCACAAATAGATGGAGATTCAGTCCTAAAGAAATAAAAGTGGATATATGGTATCTGTATGTGACAAAAATGtaagtaaaattaatattttcatGGGTACATGGGCCCAagaaatccacgaaaatttgaGTCCCTCGgaaattacaacatgcatggtattAAAGGCTATGTACCATGTATGTAGGACACCTGCATCACAGAGTATAGAACAGACTAAACAGTAGGCATTAATTAGAAAGAATTATGAGTCTGCATAATACGATGGTCAACAGATTGATCACCTCAGTGCCCGGTGAGTTCTTTCCATGCAGTTATGTTgtgctgcttgcatgcatgcaggcaAACCAATGCTTTTCTCATCAAAAATAAATGTAGCATTAGGCCTGTGTCTATTATGATGGCAAAATTTTCCAGTGACTTGCAAAATAACTGAGTGCCTGTAATAACTAagtgcctgcctgcccgcctgcccgcctgcctgcctgcctgcctgcctgcctgcctgcctgcctgtctgcctgcctgcctgcctgcctgcctgccttcaatGTGTGATAGCATTTCAATAACTTTATGTGTTACCTATCATATAAATTAGAACAGAAATCttccataattttttttgccatGCCTACAAGCATCTCGTACATAATATAGCAGCACAACAAACAATTGTGCACTGTTTCTGGTGACCTATTTTGATTGTTTTTGCACAGAAAACTGATCAATTCTGTCTTTTTAATATAACTCCCTGAAtcattaattaacttgtcaaaAAATGGTACCAATTAAGTTTTTATATGAAATCAATGAGTGACTTCATTCCAAAGCTATGAAACTTTATAGTAGCCGCAGAATTCTATAAATGTACCTGCCCTAAGAACATTACCTATGGGTAGGTACGGTATATCACGGCTGATATAAAAGTTTGTCACTTTGGAAGGAagtcacctattgacttcaaattaaGAATAAAATTGTTTCTTTCAGCAAGATCTTCATTTTTAGTACcatattgtttgtttgttaaaaTATGAACTAATGGGAAATAAACATAGAAGGGGTCGATTTCCTGTGCAGAAATGAAAATgttaccaaaggtcaaatatacATCAGCACTTGAAGTACACCGATATAaatattggtatcggtaaaAAGTTGACTTTTTAAGCAGATAATACAGTTAAGTACTATAGTTGCTCAAATTTCTGTATACGTGATCTTGTAGCACTGTTGGTAAACATTAGGCTAAAGATGTGAACTGTTTTACACTGACCAAGGTTCAATTCCAAGTCaggttgtttttgtttttgtctTTGCTCAGACCTTTTCATAGCACCTTTTTCACGTGTcgttttttccttttttttggCAACCACCTTTATAGCATTTTGTCATAATATTCTAACATTtattgtagtatgtatgtgTCCATACTAAAAACCTTTTATATACAGATGCAACCCAACGCTAAAGAATATTGGAATCGGTAGTTTTGAAGTTAATTATGTCGGTTATCGGTATATTGGTAAAATTCCATATCAGTGCACCTCTAAACAGCACTATAATTACTTATTTATGTGGAACGTTTATAAACAAGTGCACTACATGACCAATTTTGGGGCTAGAccactgtactgtacatgtgtaggaCTGTGTCATTTACTAAGTGACTATACATTAGTTACTTGTAGACTTGTATTTAACTCAGTCAAGCATCACTTTTGGGTCATTAATATACTATGTTCAGTTGTAATTCAAGATCAATTACATGGGCACATCCATTTTACAGCCGGTATTTCAAACTGGAAGGAAACAGTCACACTCTTACAGTTAATTTcattaattaattatcaaactACACTATAAGTTAGCAAAATTTAATTATCCCATGTATGCAAAATAGCTTTGCTTTATTTAAGCACACATCGTTTTAAAATAATACTGATCTTCAATTACACCAACAGTATGTAGTTGATTGTGGACTGTGATCATGAATGAGTTGTACACATACTCCAGTGTAAATGAATCTCTTAACAGCATTATTTGCAAGCACATATAGGTACAGATAAATCTGTCTGGGAAGAGATTCTAGCTTTAGCTTTACAGCATTGTATGACTACAGTTATAAAGACACTAGTTATGCATCAAATTTTAAATGTAGTTTAAAATACTTTTAAACAAAGTTAAGGTTGAAGATGACAGTGACCCCAAATAATCATTCATAGACACGAGACAATAATAGGAATAACAGCGCTTTAATAAGAGTACTAGCGTATGCGCAGTAGCATGTGGTGTCAGCTGTTTGACAAGTGGCCGCTTAAGCTCACAActacaggcccgtagccagggggggttcggggggttctgaagaaccgccctcttggaaaaaaggtccacaatttcagtaaaaaggtccacaattttagcataaaggtccataatttaaccaaaaagatccacaattttagtatagctacaagtccaaattttcaggagcaaaagtccattagctacagtttactagatagcactaataagaagctaaattaagtgctccaagTAActtattcagtgcttgtattaaatgcaatgcaagatcgagatactctaatagagcagtcaaccactctaatagaacaatcactctaatagaacaatcacgattacattttcttttaaaagctacttaatttacatgtagattgtctaaaccgagctttcattaaaatataagacaAGCCTCTCCATacagagcccacgaatagcacccatacttcaactccatgcaatgtgtaaatttcattgtttaagacaccctttgttctgctccactgcccctgttgatcatggcagagtgctcaatctttcccattcttattcactgtgacattccaatatattatatttagatacatgcatgtgcagatggtataattacagtagcagtatagagatatttttccagatatcatctggtcttcagcttacctaaaaaattgttatttattgactgaaatgccactaaattcaacctctTAGtacctattttcaaaaaatttcttgggggggcatgcccctagaccccatagtttcagcatgctgggtgcgcacaccataatataaggccactccaaataaattctctgcttcccgtcctggactcaagcatatttgcatgcgggcaagcggtccatttccattatttcattataagattgacagcttttcaaaccattatttgcctggcacaaccataaaaaaattgcataaaagcatgcttacgcttgttccttcctttttaagttgcaaaaatagcacaaatgtgaagtttgcgctgacttgatagcactgcatGAGCTGACATGaggtatgcaacaataaccggaaaataatggaagaatacggaataatggaatagttagagctgacagtaactagatgcgggcggtggacgggaaacagagaatttatttggagtggcctaatctgaaacatgtcatataaaaaggtccacttttcttctaaaagaacctacccagataaaagtctggctacggccctgcaACTAATACTACCACCAAATCATCTATGTGACTTTCTGAACAGTTGATACTTTTAACAAAAAACCATGAACTTTTGTATTTGTGATCCCTGTTATTACATAAATTGTATTGCAACATACTCTGTAGTACTATATACAATGCTTAACCATTTTCACATACTTTATGCACCTTAATAGAGAGTCAACTAAATGATGAAATGGTGAAGTATATGCTAGAAGCCAGGAAGACTGGCATTACAATAAAAGTAAGGTATGGCAAAGCTTTATTAATTGGATCTTGTGGAGCTGGAAAATCAAGTTTTTTCCATTTACTAATGAAGAAGAAACATAAACAAAACAATATGAGTACAGGGTTAGCTGACTCACATCATGTTACTGTTGCAATGAAAACTACAGCTAGGGAAATTTCTAAGACTACTGGAAAGGAAATAGAATTTGTAGAATTGGATTTAGACAAAGAAATGCTTCAGTTAAGATCACGTCTACAGGAAAAAGTATCCAACCAGTCTTCTCCTCAACTGGATTCCAGCAGTCCTCAAACAATTGATACCCAAATACTCACTGGTGTAGAAACATATTTAGCTGCTAATGTATCTTCAGAAGAAGATAACCAAAAGGATTTATCAGAAGTATGGGAAATTTTAACTTTTATTGACTCAGGTGGTCAGCCATCATACATCAACATGTTACCTACAATTAACAGCTCTGCAATGATCACATTCATAGTATACAACATGGAAGGTGGCATTAAAAGTCTTGATAATCCAGTTACTGTGGCTTGTAGAGACAGAAATGGCCAAAATGTATTTAAGCCATACCCTCTCAGTTACAATAATCTTGAGCTAATAAAAAACTTAATAGCATTTACCAATAATATGTTCTTACGCAAAATGCAATTCTTAGAAAAAGTTTGCTTTAAAAAAGGCAACTGTGTATCTGCTTTGGCCCTTATTGGGACCCATGCTGATAAAACCGATAAATCAGCCATCAAAGAAATGGACAGGGTTTTGGATTCAACGGTTGCTGATGCTGAACTACAGCATGTGTGGGCACAAGTGAATCCAGATACTGAATGTTTAATTCCAATTGATAACACAACTGCAGGACAGGACTATGAAGATAGAAATGCTGGAAAAATTCGTGAAAGACTTCATGAGATTCTTCAAGAACAAGATATCTATGATGTACCAATTGTTTGGATACTAATTGAACTTGAAATTCGTAAACTTTGTCAGAAGAGAAATTGTAGTATTATATCATACAACGAAGTATTGGAAATATGTAAACAAAAGGATTTAAGCACTGATCAAACGTTCATCAAGAATGGACTAAGATTTCACCATTTGTTTGGGGTACTGTTATATTATGAAAATGTAGAAGGGATGAAAAATGTGATTATCACTGATCACCAATGGTTACTAGATAGGTTGACTGCAATAGTTGCTCACTCCTATGAAGCTAACAAAGATACAGCAAcgaaaaataattttatgtacagAGGAATACTGGATGAAAAATTACTCGATAAACTTGATTTGTCATCTGAATTTGTTAATAATCACATGGAAGCACTTAATATCAAAAAATCATTTTTAAACCTTTTAGAACACTTGAAAATACTTACTCCTATAAGAAGTCACAAAGGCTTTGTTCAATACTTCATGCCATCTCTCCTTCCTAGCTGTGATTTAAATTCAAAGCAGCAAAATATACTTGAGAGTTATGGAATGTCTATGACAGATGATGGTTTCACCATAGAACCTCTACTGATCCAGTTTACATTAGATGACATTGATGACAAAAGTGGTACGCTTCCAAGAGGAGTGTTTTGTTGCTTAGCTGTTGAACTCCTTCAAGATAAATTTAAGGAGAACGTTCAGTGGAGAAAAGACATGAGCAATTTGGGAGTTTTTCAAAATTTAATTACTTTTTACAAAAGTGATAACTGCTATATTACCTTGGTAGACAAAATATTCTATTTGGAGGTACACATcagaagaaaagaaaaaatacTTAACTCTTCCTGCTATCAGATATATAGTGACATTAAAGATGCATTGAATCAAGTTGGGAAGCAGCTCGGTTTGTTTAACTTTAGCCTTAGCTATGGATTTCTGTGCATGTGTAAGGATTGTAATCAAAAAGAGACACACTTAACAAAGTTTACTCCTAATGAAGATGAAtactgttgttgttattatagCAAACGAACTAAACTCACCAGGTCACATACCATTTGGTTTGAAGATGCTTCCAAGGTACCTACTTGTGTTATATGCAAATGTTGAAAGTATAAGGGTTGGGTGATATGATATCAAAAGTACCGATATAATACATTTCAAAGTGGTATAAATACAAAGTATTGATACCACTGTACAGTTAACAGTGTATATCATTACTCGATGTCAAAAGAGTTAATACTGATACTGGGAGATCACAATATACTTAATAAAAAATTTAGTCAGGCATCTAAACAAGTTTATGCGGACATTCCGGACAAAGCTCCAATATTTTACTTATGACCTTAACTTCCAATTTTTGGTAGGAGCCAGCATATCCTAGCAACCACAAGGCCAGATCTAGCAGTACGGCTGGTATGGTTTTGGCCATACCAGCTTAGGACAGCTATTTTACAAAGCATGCATGTATGATTAACAAAATGTGCACGTGTGATTATGGCAAGCCTCATGTCAGTTCAAAATTCTGCTTCATCAGTGGACTTGCATTTTAATTTGCAAGATATTCCCTTGAAGCCACACCAACCAACTA
This region includes:
- the LOC136238102 gene encoding uncharacterized protein, yielding MMDSEAHSESFPKRNLNKEEQESVFKAVSHGDLTTIQSLHSSGIDVTCVVDVGEWTALHSAAEKGHYNVASALIKWGANVNAAEEYNKRTPLHYAARYGHSDIFDLLVASGGDVNKEDKNGKTPLVMAENYKKQKVNSMQGKEEEHEELPPPKKRRLCKEDMMKIETAARTGDVTKLQELYSNGVDVTDVVSDQNEFTGLHWAALRGHYDVASVLLNWGTKVNVSGGISKVTPLQIAARNGYTDIVALLIDNGADANLKDAEELQDKIHHVLENYEESQLNDEMVKYMLEARKTGITIKVRYGKALLIGSCGAGKSSFFHLLMKKKHKQNNMSTGLADSHHVTVAMKTTAREISKTTGKEIEFVELDLDKEMLQLRSRLQEKVSNQSSPQLDSSSPQTIDTQILTGVETYLAANVSSEEDNQKDLSEVWEILTFIDSGGQPSYINMLPTINSSAMITFIVYNMEGGIKSLDNPVTVACRDRNGQNVFKPYPLSYNNLELIKNLIAFTNNMFLRKMQFLEKVCFKKGNCVSALALIGTHADKTDKSAIKEMDRVLDSTVADAELQHVWAQVNPDTECLIPIDNTTAGQDYEDRNAGKIRERLHEILQEQDIYDVPIVWILIELEIRKLCQKRNCSIISYNEVLEICKQKDLSTDQTFIKNGLRFHHLFGVLLYYENVEGMKNVIITDHQWLLDRLTAIVAHSYEANKDTATKNNFMYRGILDEKLLDKLDLSSEFVNNHMEALNIKKSFLNLLEHLKILTPIRSHKGFVQYFMPSLLPSCDLNSKQQNILESYGMSMTDDGFTIEPLLIQFTLDDIDDKSGTLPRGVFCCLAVELLQDKFKENVQWRKDMSNLGVFQNLITFYKSDNCYITLVDKIFYLEVHIRRKEKILNSSCYQIYSDIKDALNQVGKQLGLFNFSLSYGFLCMCKDCNQKETHLTKFTPNEDEYCCCYYSKRTKLTRSHTIWFEDASKKLSQPDDNIQPQVDTSDISATELTVFEKNYGNLCNTMTDIDVLLKYFVTEKTITTEEEEKITKCDTKSEKVRTLLSYISCPLQARNKDGFCVMLKIMKEHGTKPTRELAKQMEFSTTSIASNIETKQGYISDINAEMKVLENNHGKLQDTMIDVDNLVKYFVTENYITTNEEEKIKTCATNSEKVRVLLTNISGPLKAGYKEVFYDMLKIMKEHGTKPTQDLAKSMESSVET